From the genome of Symphalangus syndactylus isolate Jambi chromosome 7, NHGRI_mSymSyn1-v2.1_pri, whole genome shotgun sequence, one region includes:
- the LOC129485821 gene encoding LOW QUALITY PROTEIN: surfeit locus protein 6-like (The sequence of the model RefSeq protein was modified relative to this genomic sequence to represent the inferred CDS: deleted 1 base in 1 codon), producing the protein MASLLTNDAYLQSLAKKICSHSGPEQQARTWAGKTQSSETAGPPKKKRKKTQKKFRKQEEKAAEHKAKSLGEKSPAVSGARRPEAAKEEAAWASSSAGNPADGLATEPESVFALDVLRQRLHEKIQEARGQGSAKQLSPAALEKRRRRKQERHRKKRKRKGLRAKEKARKAEEAAEAQEAVEPTPEGGACTEPREPPGLIFNKVEVSEDEPASKAQRRKEKRQRVKGNLTLLTGRNYRQLLERLQAQQSRLDELRGQDEGKAQELEAKMKWTNLLYKAEGVKIRDDERLLQEALKRKEKRRAQRQRRWGKRTAGVVEKMQQRQDRRRQNLRRKKAARAERRLLRARKKGRILPQDLERAGLV; encoded by the exons ATGGCCTCTCTACTCACCAACGACGCCTACCTGCAGAGCCTGGCCAAGAAGATCTGCTCCCATTCGGGCCCGGAGCAGCAGGCACGCACGTGGGCTGGCAAAACTCAAAGCTCAGAAACTGCAGggcccccaaaaaagaaaaggaagaaaacacaaaagaaattcCGGAAGCAGGAAGAGAAGGCTGCTGAGCACAAGGCCAAGTCCTTGGGGGAGAAATCTCCAGCAGTTTCTGGGGCCAGGAGGCCTGAGGCAGCCAAAGAGGAAGCAGCTTGGGCTTCCAGCTCAGCAGGGAACCCTGCAGATGGCCTGGCTACTGAGCCTGAGTCTGTCTTTGCTCTGGATGTTCTGCGACAGCGACTGCATGAGAAGATCCAGGAGGCCCGGGGCCAGGGCAGTGCTAAGCAGCTGTCCCCTGCCGCCCTGGAGAAAAGGCGGCGGAGAAAGCAGGAACGGCACCGGAAGAAGAGGAAGCGAAAGGGGCTGCGGGCGAAAGAGAAGGCCAGGAAGGCTGAGGAGGCCGCGGAGGCCCAGGAGGCGGTGGAGCCAACCCCAGAGGGG GGGGCCTGCACGGAGCCGCGGGAGCCGCCCGGGCTGATCTTCAATAAGGTGGAGGTGAGCGAAGACGAGCCGGCCAGCAAGGCGCAGcgcaga aaagagaagaggcagagggtgaaggggaaCCTCACGCTGCTGACCGGGAGGAACTACCGGCAGCTGCTGGAGCGCCTGCAGGCACAGCAGAGCCGGCTGGACGAGCTGCGCGGCCAGGATGAGGGGAAGGCGCAGGAGCTGGAGGCGAAGATGAAATGGACCAACCTCCTCTACAAGGCGGAGGGTGTGAAGATCCGCGACGACGAACGCCTGCTGCAGGAGGCCCTGAAGCGCAAGGAGAAGCGCAGGGCGCAGCGGCAGCGCCGATGGGGGAAGCGCACGGCCGGCGTGGTGGAGAAGATGCAGCAGCGCCAGGACCGGCGGCGGCAGAACCTGCGCAGGAAGAAGGCGGCCCGCGCCGAGCGCCGCCTGCTCAGAGCCCGCAAGAAGGGTCGTATCCTGCCGCAGGACCTGGAGCGCGCAGGCCTGGTCTGA